A window of the Bacteroides thetaiotaomicron VPI-5482 genome harbors these coding sequences:
- a CDS encoding AAA family ATPase, whose translation MKITHIHIERFRGFQNEDFEVGSLLTAIAGQNGTQKSTLLGIITQTFTLKTEDSMRVEKPLCGGSYISAFKDKFRLSPTFDKPKGHEWTISFDAGMDDFTVESIKRTGDPNVRFWKKGARQEGDGYISFPTIFLSLKRLVPVAEEAKIITDDTLLTQEELNEFKQLHNKILIAQTPISSATTITSKNKQSIGVSTELYDWNQNSMGQDNLGKIILALFSFKRLHDKYPRQYKGGILAIDEMDATMYPASQVELLKVLRKYASKLNLQILFTTHSMSLLKAMDDLVQEVTKKEETANQAKILYLKKVDDKIAIKQGVNFKGIQLDLNVVAEGNNRKKNRITAYTEDKENILFVKAILKSKAFVLDFVDVTLPCSTLMELVTKRVPAFIYPYSIVILDGDVRMNKNDLRKINNADNILILPGNKSPERLLASYLYNLSDVDPLWSKIADGYTKQFCFREYSMEQINAGGELGRQNAKKWFNSQLEYWGRNGCKVLNPFLSSISEEAQEFRTNFDNMIKQYIHD comes from the coding sequence GTGAAAATAACGCACATTCATATCGAAAGATTTCGAGGATTTCAAAATGAAGATTTTGAAGTAGGCTCTTTGTTAACAGCAATTGCAGGGCAAAACGGAACTCAAAAGTCAACATTACTTGGTATTATAACACAAACTTTCACTCTTAAGACAGAAGATTCTATGAGAGTTGAAAAGCCCTTGTGTGGTGGTAGTTATATTTCCGCATTCAAAGATAAGTTTAGGTTATCACCTACTTTTGATAAACCAAAAGGTCATGAATGGACTATTTCCTTTGATGCAGGAATGGATGATTTTACTGTTGAAAGTATCAAACGAACAGGAGATCCTAATGTCCGTTTTTGGAAAAAAGGAGCTAGGCAAGAAGGAGATGGATACATTTCCTTCCCCACAATCTTTTTAAGTCTAAAGCGATTAGTTCCAGTGGCAGAGGAAGCTAAAATCATTACAGATGATACATTATTAACGCAAGAAGAACTAAATGAGTTTAAGCAATTGCATAATAAAATTCTAATAGCACAAACTCCCATTTCTTCCGCAACAACAATCACATCAAAAAACAAGCAATCTATAGGTGTATCCACAGAACTATACGATTGGAATCAAAACTCTATGGGGCAAGATAATTTAGGTAAAATTATCTTGGCGTTATTTTCTTTTAAAAGATTACATGACAAATATCCCCGACAATACAAAGGCGGTATTTTGGCCATTGATGAGATGGATGCAACAATGTATCCCGCATCCCAAGTAGAGTTGTTAAAGGTTTTGCGCAAATATGCATCTAAGTTGAATTTGCAAATTTTATTTACAACTCATTCAATGTCTCTTCTTAAGGCAATGGATGATTTAGTTCAAGAAGTAACTAAAAAAGAAGAAACAGCCAATCAAGCAAAGATCCTTTACCTTAAGAAGGTTGATGATAAGATTGCAATTAAACAGGGCGTGAACTTCAAAGGCATTCAATTGGATTTAAATGTTGTTGCAGAAGGAAATAATCGCAAGAAAAACAGAATTACAGCATATACGGAAGACAAGGAAAATATCTTATTTGTAAAAGCTATTTTAAAGAGCAAGGCTTTTGTGTTGGATTTTGTGGATGTAACATTACCATGTTCAACATTAATGGAACTTGTAACCAAAAGAGTGCCTGCTTTTATATATCCATATTCTATTGTTATATTAGATGGGGATGTTAGAATGAATAAAAATGATCTCAGGAAAATCAACAATGCAGATAACATTTTGATTTTACCGGGAAATAAGTCTCCAGAAAGACTATTGGCCTCTTATTTGTATAATCTATCTGATGTAGACCCATTATGGTCTAAGATTGCAGATGGGTACACAAAACAATTCTGTTTCCGAGAGTATTCCATGGAACAAATAAATGCAGGAGGTGAACTGGGGCGCCAAAATGCAAAAAAATGGTTTAATAGCCAATTAGAATATTGGGGGCGAAACGGTTGTAAAGTCCTTAATCCTTTTTTAAGTTCAATTTCTGAGGAGGCACAAGAGTTTAGAACAAATTTTGACAATATGATTAAACAGTATATCCATGACTAA